In Acidobacteriota bacterium, a genomic segment contains:
- a CDS encoding hemerythrin domain-containing protein: MMTATTTGGATVMGYLSADHRRLDGVMEECRSLSAAGDMKGAAIRFVEFRAGLLRHIGIEEELLFPEFEAATGLSEGGPTGVMRHEHLEIRRLMELIDELFRGPSPSPTEFESLRSAVVSLLHEHNLKEERILYPMTDRMVPPSQRDALVKKMVET; this comes from the coding sequence ATGATGACGGCGACGACGACCGGAGGCGCAACGGTGATGGGATACCTCTCGGCCGACCATCGGCGGCTCGACGGCGTGATGGAGGAGTGCCGAAGCCTGAGCGCGGCCGGCGACATGAAGGGCGCGGCCATTCGCTTCGTCGAGTTCCGTGCCGGCCTCCTCCGGCACATCGGCATCGAGGAGGAGCTGCTCTTCCCCGAGTTCGAGGCGGCGACCGGGCTCTCGGAGGGAGGGCCCACGGGGGTCATGCGCCACGAGCACCTCGAGATCCGGCGCCTCATGGAGCTGATCGACGAGCTGTTCCGGGGCCCGTCCCCCTCCCCCACCGAGTTCGAGTCGCTCCGATCGGCCGTCGTGAGCCTGCTGCACGAGCACAACCTCAAGGAGGAGCGGATCCTCTACCCCATGACGGACCGGATGGTCCCCCCCTCCCAGCGCGACGCCCTCGTGAAGAAGATGGTCGAGACCTGA
- a CDS encoding Crp/Fnr family transcriptional regulator, translated as MADATPMREEEALRVTPPFSALPPEDRRRLAAFVRVRNYGKGDPVFREGDPSERFHTIVGGRVKIVKFAPQGKELILEIFGAGDPFGAVAAYEGRPFPASAIAMEPTVVLSLSRRDFFSVIANHPEITRGLLLGLTRRLVELTQKLAQISSGGVEFRIASMFLKLADRMGVKEGGKTVVPLALSRQDIADMVGTTIETAIRIMSRWNKDGPVRTERASFVIEDRAALEKLASDS; from the coding sequence ATGGCCGACGCGACCCCGATGCGCGAGGAGGAGGCGCTCCGCGTGACGCCGCCCTTCAGCGCCCTCCCTCCGGAGGACCGGCGGCGGCTCGCCGCGTTCGTGCGCGTGCGCAACTACGGCAAGGGGGACCCCGTCTTCCGCGAAGGGGATCCCTCCGAGCGCTTCCACACGATCGTCGGCGGCCGCGTGAAGATCGTGAAGTTCGCCCCGCAGGGGAAGGAGCTGATCCTCGAGATCTTCGGCGCCGGGGATCCCTTCGGCGCCGTCGCGGCGTACGAGGGGCGCCCCTTCCCCGCGAGCGCGATCGCCATGGAGCCCACGGTGGTCCTGAGCCTCTCGCGTCGTGACTTTTTCTCGGTGATCGCGAACCACCCGGAGATCACGCGCGGCCTCCTCCTCGGGCTGACGCGCCGCCTCGTCGAGCTGACGCAGAAGCTCGCGCAGATCTCCTCCGGCGGGGTGGAGTTCCGGATCGCCTCCATGTTCCTGAAGCTCGCCGACCGGATGGGTGTGAAGGAAGGGGGGAAGACGGTCGTCCCGCTCGCCCTCTCGCGCCAGGACATCGCCGACATGGTCGGCACCACGATCGAGACGGCGATCCGGATCATGAGCCGCTGGAACAAGGATGGTCCCGTGAGGACCGAGCGCGCCTCCTTCGTCATCGAGGACCGGGCCGCCCTCGAGAAACTCGCCTCCGACTCCTGA